The Lactobacillus sp. CBA3605 genome contains a region encoding:
- a CDS encoding ABC transporter ATP-binding protein, with translation MLKANDIGYWYDRQANSLFEHVNLEFKAGNSYAIVGQSGSGKTTFLSLLAGLDKPRAGQIELNGEPINKIGLTAYRKSHVAIVFQAYNLFTYMSPLNNLLTAMAITASSHRGDKQYAADMLHKLGITDDQMKKNVQKLSGGQQQRVAIARTMVCDAKVVVADEPTGNLDEENTKYVIDQFQKIAHEQQKCVIIVTHEPDVARACDHAYRLASHEFTLEA, from the coding sequence ATGTTAAAAGCAAATGATATTGGTTATTGGTATGATCGCCAAGCAAACAGCCTTTTCGAGCATGTGAATCTCGAATTCAAGGCGGGCAATTCTTATGCGATTGTTGGTCAGAGTGGTTCTGGTAAGACGACATTTTTATCATTATTAGCCGGGCTAGATAAACCTCGGGCCGGTCAAATCGAATTAAACGGTGAACCGATTAATAAAATCGGTTTAACGGCCTATCGAAAATCGCATGTTGCAATCGTATTTCAAGCCTATAATCTGTTTACCTACATGTCACCATTAAACAACTTGTTAACGGCGATGGCGATTACGGCTTCTAGTCATCGTGGTGACAAGCAGTATGCGGCGGATATGTTGCATAAGCTTGGTATTACTGATGACCAAATGAAGAAAAATGTGCAGAAGTTATCTGGTGGGCAACAACAACGGGTCGCCATTGCGCGAACGATGGTCTGCGATGCCAAAGTGGTGGTAGCGGATGAACCAACCGGTAACTTAGATGAAGAAAACACGAAATATGTGATTGATCAATTTCAAAAGATTGCGCATGAACAACAAAAATGTGTGATTATTGTGACGCATGAACCGGACGTGGCGCGCGCTTGCGACCATGCTTATCGGTTAGCCAGTCATGAGTTTACACTAGAGGCATAA
- a CDS encoding LysM peptidoglycan-binding domain-containing protein, with amino-acid sequence MKVRNIVLSTVATLGLFAVSNTVANADTVTVKSGDTVAKIASDNNTTVSAIKQANGLSNVNLIYVGDQLEVNGTTTSATTSTSSTTDTTSTTTAKTSATTATTSTTATTTTSSSDSAAKAWIANKESGGSYTASNGNYYGKYQLSKSYLNGDYSAANQEKVANSYVSSRYGSWSAAKAHWLANGWY; translated from the coding sequence ATGAAGGTTAGAAATATTGTACTATCAACGGTGGCCACTTTAGGATTGTTTGCAGTTAGTAATACGGTAGCTAATGCCGATACGGTGACAGTTAAGTCTGGTGACACCGTTGCTAAAATTGCTAGTGATAACAACACAACGGTCAGTGCCATCAAGCAAGCCAATGGCTTAAGCAACGTTAACTTAATCTACGTTGGTGATCAACTTGAAGTTAATGGCACAACAACTTCAGCTACGACTAGTACGAGTTCAACCACTGACACAACCAGCACAACGACTGCTAAGACTAGCGCTACGACCGCCACAACTAGTACAACTGCTACAACAACTACTAGTTCTAGCGACAGTGCCGCTAAAGCTTGGATTGCTAACAAAGAATCTGGTGGCTCATACACTGCTTCAAATGGCAATTACTATGGTAAATATCAATTAAGCAAGTCTTACTTGAATGGTGACTATTCAGCCGCTAACCAAGAAAAAGTTGCAAATAGCTACGTTAGTTCCCGCTATGGGTCATGGAGTGCGGCTAAAGCACACTGGTTAGCTAACGGCTGGTACTAA
- a CDS encoding helix-turn-helix transcriptional regulator, with amino-acid sequence MAITFAHQLTKIRQQQHLSQAQLARQLTLPRSVITQWEQGQTTPELDQLIKLAALLQVSLDDLVLGDSANRRLSTLPQLTTNGSWEWLVRYWWLGLSLVGLILWVLMSFSHVR; translated from the coding sequence ATGGCGATAACTTTTGCTCATCAACTAACCAAAATTCGGCAGCAACAACACTTGTCCCAAGCCCAACTGGCTCGTCAATTAACATTACCACGTTCGGTTATCACGCAATGGGAGCAGGGACAAACAACCCCAGAACTAGATCAATTAATTAAGTTAGCAGCGTTGTTACAGGTTAGTTTGGATGACTTGGTTTTAGGCGATTCGGCTAATCGTCGACTGTCGACGTTGCCTCAGCTGACGACCAATGGTAGTTGGGAATGGCTGGTTCGTTATTGGTGGTTAGGCCTGTCATTAGTGGGGCTAATCCTGTGGGTATTAATGAGCTTTTCACACGTACGCTGA
- a CDS encoding LysM domain-containing protein, with amino-acid sequence MKIKNLALSTAAALALFAATTTAADAATVTVKAGDTVAEIANTYNTSVDAIKNANNLSNVNLIFVGDQLEVNGTATTTTTSTTTPVANTTTTTAATTQSNHYQAAVSSSANTTNNTTVTTAPKAAATSSSVATTTTKPAASTTSTSTTTTNGSEGSAKAWIANKESGGSYSATNGNYYGKYQLSKSYLNGDYSAANQEKVANSYVASRYGSWAAAKAHSQANGWY; translated from the coding sequence ATGAAAATCAAGAACCTTGCATTATCAACTGCCGCAGCTTTAGCTTTATTTGCTGCTACGACAACCGCTGCTGACGCCGCCACCGTTACTGTTAAAGCTGGTGACACCGTTGCCGAAATTGCGAACACTTACAACACCAGTGTTGATGCAATCAAGAACGCCAACAACTTAAGCAACGTTAACTTAATTTTCGTTGGTGACCAACTTGAAGTTAATGGTACTGCAACGACTACCACTACTTCAACGACCACGCCAGTTGCTAATACAACTACAACCACAGCTGCAACGACTCAAAGTAACCATTACCAAGCAGCAGTGTCATCATCAGCTAACACAACTAACAACACGACTGTAACCACTGCACCTAAAGCAGCCGCTACTAGCAGTTCAGTTGCAACAACGACAACTAAACCAGCTGCATCAACGACTAGTACCTCTACTACCACAACTAATGGCAGTGAAGGTTCAGCCAAGGCTTGGATTGCTAACAAAGAATCCGGTGGTTCATACAGCGCAACTAACGGTAACTACTATGGTAAATATCAACTAAGCAAATCATACTTAAATGGTGATTACTCAGCTGCTAACCAAGAAAAAGTTGCTAACAGTTATGTTGCTTCCCGTTACGGCTCATGGGCTGCTGCTAAAGCTCATTCACAAGCTAACGGTTGGTACTAA
- a CDS encoding MFS transporter produces MPKQNTHSWPFKLALLSLSILAMTAPSIAIANPLMAKTFTDQTTAQVEMIATLPNLGVLLLIMFSTWIAQKLGVKRTIMLGLFLYLIGGLVPVLISNYVIIILARFVMGCGIGLFNPFSVSLMYNFYHDQELADMLGYQNTAQNLGNAGFGLLLSLLVLAGWKTVFTGYLIALIPLLLFGLLVKIPTPKIAVKTSRPKQTTNSHVLALAGLMLIIFGMFMMMTIKLASFVTTQQLTTPAMASTILAVMGAASMVASAIFGKLSQRLGNYILPVALIGIALGFLIVATASNVALLFVGVIIAGSFFGWVFPQGFLRVAQIAPAHSENLSTSIMLMGINLGAFLSPTLVNGAANLLGNDQPAFVLTMCGWGFVILAVGTGLYTLIDNRRQTKVRS; encoded by the coding sequence ATGCCTAAACAAAACACGCACAGCTGGCCTTTCAAACTCGCTTTACTGTCACTGTCCATCTTGGCAATGACCGCCCCATCAATCGCAATTGCAAATCCCTTGATGGCTAAAACCTTCACTGACCAGACCACGGCCCAAGTTGAGATGATTGCCACCTTGCCAAATCTAGGCGTCTTATTGCTCATTATGTTTTCAACTTGGATTGCACAAAAATTAGGAGTTAAGCGAACCATTATGTTGGGGTTGTTTTTATATCTGATTGGCGGTTTAGTGCCGGTCCTAATTAGTAATTACGTCATTATTATCCTAGCTCGCTTTGTCATGGGCTGTGGGATTGGCTTATTTAATCCCTTCTCAGTTAGTCTAATGTACAACTTCTACCATGATCAAGAGTTAGCGGATATGCTAGGTTATCAAAATACCGCCCAAAATTTAGGCAACGCTGGGTTTGGCCTATTGCTTAGCTTGCTCGTGTTAGCTGGTTGGAAGACCGTCTTTACTGGCTACTTAATTGCCCTAATTCCACTACTATTATTTGGTTTATTGGTTAAAATTCCGACACCTAAGATAGCCGTCAAAACAAGCAGACCTAAGCAAACCACTAATAGTCACGTTTTAGCGCTCGCCGGACTCATGCTAATTATTTTTGGGATGTTTATGATGATGACAATTAAATTAGCCAGTTTTGTCACCACCCAACAACTGACGACCCCTGCCATGGCTTCAACTATTTTAGCCGTTATGGGAGCCGCTTCAATGGTTGCCAGTGCCATCTTTGGCAAGTTGAGCCAGCGCCTAGGTAACTATATATTACCGGTAGCTCTAATCGGGATTGCCCTGGGCTTTCTCATTGTCGCAACTGCCAGTAATGTAGCTTTGCTGTTTGTCGGCGTCATCATTGCTGGTAGCTTCTTTGGTTGGGTCTTTCCCCAAGGATTCCTCCGAGTTGCTCAAATTGCACCCGCACATTCTGAAAACTTATCGACATCCATTATGTTAATGGGGATTAACTTAGGAGCGTTCTTATCACCAACCTTAGTTAACGGGGCCGCTAATCTACTTGGCAACGACCAACCGGCCTTCGTTTTGACTATGTGTGGTTGGGGCTTCGTCATACTCGCAGTTGGTACCGGTCTCTATACCCTAATTGATAATCGTCGGCAAACTAAGGTCCGCAGCTAA
- a CDS encoding FAD-dependent oxidoreductase gives MTTTIKTDVIVAGAGGTGLAAAHAAAEQGLQVLVLEKQAQIGGNTKISSGFFAIDSKEQRAKGLQLSKAEAVNQLTTYNHNLANGPLIHHIVDTAADTLTWLENLGMAIQLNDNAKTTQFAHRDNPYQGGAYHMYQNKPESYARIQAKLENESVQFKFGVTLTDLRQTADGKIIGVSATDAAGMTFNVDAQATVIATGGFGGDRKKVARTMHTTALRTLGVPNMGEGLQAMVKAGAEDIDGTALIHAAQLAKSTVTQKTSAEHLAGFSHTALTQLLLTPLFWVNRTGQRFTNEDVVYDTVNWANAGWSVGGQYYFVVDQATLDNFTKNGGALEVSQAGPGADTEPGDFTALANASVAAGTAFKGATITELATKVGMVPATLIAAVKTYNQAVTTKTDSTFSKSAASLVYPVNVGPFYAFTAQVAYLGTVGGVRVDENLRVLDQQFRPIPGLFTGGANAGGYYEGHSYPAYEGLASGFAWTSGRLAGTSAAKFIAQNTTEEA, from the coding sequence ATGACAACAACTATTAAAACCGATGTCATCGTCGCTGGTGCCGGTGGGACCGGGCTGGCAGCCGCCCATGCAGCCGCTGAACAAGGTCTTCAGGTCCTAGTCTTAGAAAAGCAGGCCCAAATTGGTGGTAACACCAAGATTTCTAGTGGCTTTTTTGCAATTGACTCTAAAGAACAACGTGCCAAAGGCCTTCAGTTATCAAAAGCCGAAGCCGTCAATCAGTTAACCACTTATAATCATAATCTTGCTAATGGCCCGTTAATCCATCATATCGTGGATACGGCCGCCGATACGTTAACTTGGTTAGAAAATCTTGGCATGGCAATTCAATTAAACGATAACGCTAAAACGACCCAATTTGCCCATCGTGATAACCCCTATCAAGGTGGCGCTTACCATATGTATCAAAACAAACCTGAAAGTTATGCGCGGATTCAAGCCAAGCTTGAAAATGAAAGCGTTCAATTCAAATTTGGTGTCACCTTAACTGACCTACGTCAAACTGCCGATGGTAAAATCATTGGCGTTTCGGCAACGGATGCCGCTGGGATGACCTTCAATGTTGATGCCCAAGCAACTGTCATCGCAACTGGTGGCTTTGGTGGTGATCGTAAGAAAGTTGCTCGTACAATGCATACCACAGCTTTACGGACTTTAGGCGTCCCCAATATGGGCGAAGGGCTACAAGCAATGGTCAAAGCTGGTGCCGAAGATATTGACGGAACCGCATTAATCCATGCGGCCCAACTAGCTAAATCAACGGTCACTCAAAAAACTTCAGCCGAACATCTGGCGGGCTTTTCACACACCGCTTTAACGCAACTCCTATTAACGCCCTTATTCTGGGTCAATCGGACCGGACAACGCTTTACCAATGAAGATGTTGTCTATGATACGGTCAACTGGGCCAACGCTGGCTGGTCGGTTGGGGGCCAATATTACTTCGTCGTGGACCAAGCAACACTAGATAACTTCACCAAAAATGGTGGTGCATTAGAAGTCTCGCAAGCTGGACCCGGTGCAGATACGGAACCCGGTGATTTCACTGCTTTAGCCAACGCTTCAGTCGCAGCTGGCACAGCCTTTAAAGGCGCCACAATCACCGAACTAGCCACAAAAGTTGGGATGGTCCCAGCGACTTTAATTGCGGCAGTTAAAACTTATAATCAAGCGGTAACAACAAAAACTGATTCCACCTTTAGTAAATCTGCCGCTTCACTAGTTTATCCAGTTAATGTAGGACCTTTCTATGCCTTTACAGCGCAAGTCGCTTACTTAGGCACGGTTGGTGGTGTTCGCGTCGATGAAAACTTACGCGTTTTAGATCAACAATTCCGACCAATTCCTGGGTTATTTACCGGAGGTGCCAATGCCGGTGGGTATTACGAAGGCCATAGCTATCCTGCCTATGAAGGACTAGCATCGGGATTTGCTTGGACCTCCGGCCGCCTAGCTGGCACTAGCGCAGCCAAATTCATTGCGCAAAATACCACTGAGGAGGCGTGA
- a CDS encoding AraC family transcriptional regulator produces MSRNYQSKQPIKIPGIYNHTGVKKVTPASQQTVLLIIESLTASVCEIDQQVLPLNPQDIILVQQATQIKVSAQQDLVKCRTFTASVTFPNPLNMTVVGDNPLIHDLMNDASTASQYVVFHHLKNRLSHTYCNLLAQMDQQDADRYLNFERNQVFSLLLTELLRQHRETVSLVDSQFPVQAIRHAGRETQSGAIFTYLSRQIATVTLTKAAAHFGYQPNYFSRLCRTLFDDSFSAVKTRIRMEMAGRMLSLTTKGITEISFELGYKNVTSFYQAFSQAQGMTPTQFRQTGREN; encoded by the coding sequence ATGAGTCGAAATTATCAAAGTAAGCAACCGATTAAAATACCCGGAATATACAATCATACCGGGGTTAAAAAGGTAACGCCAGCGTCTCAGCAAACAGTGTTATTGATCATTGAAAGTTTAACAGCCAGTGTATGTGAAATTGACCAACAAGTGTTGCCGTTAAATCCGCAAGATATTATTTTAGTCCAGCAAGCCACGCAAATTAAGGTGAGCGCACAACAGGATTTGGTTAAATGTCGGACATTTACGGCTAGCGTGACGTTTCCTAATCCACTAAATATGACTGTGGTCGGTGATAATCCATTAATTCACGATTTAATGAATGATGCGAGCACAGCCAGTCAATATGTGGTCTTTCATCATTTGAAAAATCGATTAAGTCATACTTATTGTAATTTATTAGCGCAAATGGATCAGCAGGATGCGGATCGCTACTTAAATTTTGAACGAAACCAAGTCTTTAGCTTATTATTAACTGAACTGTTACGACAACATCGCGAGACGGTCTCGTTAGTGGATTCTCAGTTTCCGGTTCAAGCGATTCGGCATGCCGGTCGGGAGACGCAATCGGGCGCTATTTTTACTTATCTATCGCGCCAGATTGCGACGGTGACCTTAACCAAAGCTGCTGCTCATTTTGGTTATCAGCCGAATTACTTTTCGCGGCTCTGTCGCACGCTATTTGATGACTCTTTTTCGGCAGTAAAAACTCGGATTCGAATGGAAATGGCTGGTCGAATGCTAAGTTTGACGACGAAGGGGATTACGGAAATCAGTTTTGAACTGGGGTATAAGAATGTGACGAGTTTTTACCAAGCTTTTTCGCAGGCTCAAGGGATGACACCGACTCAATTTCGACAAACTGGTCGTGAAAATTAA
- a CDS encoding LysM domain-containing protein, with the protein MKIKNVLLSTAAAASGLFAIGATAQAATVTVKAGDTVSAIANDNDTTVAAIEKANQLTNVNLIFVGQKLEVNDTTTATTTPAASTTTQTQSTTTATPSQSTTTTHSTSTPAATTQSTTTTATNTSSNTSSSDSSAKAWIANKESGGSYGARNGQYIGKYQLSASYLNGDYSAANQERVANSYVSSRYGSWSQAKSHWLSTGWY; encoded by the coding sequence ATGAAAATTAAGAATGTTTTATTATCTACTGCAGCAGCCGCATCAGGTCTTTTTGCTATTGGCGCCACCGCTCAAGCCGCAACCGTAACGGTTAAAGCTGGCGACACCGTCTCAGCAATTGCTAACGACAATGATACGACCGTTGCCGCCATCGAAAAAGCAAACCAATTAACCAACGTTAACTTGATCTTCGTTGGTCAAAAGCTTGAAGTTAACGATACGACGACTGCTACCACTACACCAGCCGCAAGTACTACGACTCAGACCCAATCAACAACAACTGCTACACCTAGTCAAAGTACAACGACTACACATAGCACTAGCACCCCAGCCGCAACTACTCAGAGCACCACGACAACTGCGACTAACACCAGCAGTAACACGAGTTCTTCTGATAGTTCTGCTAAAGCTTGGATTGCTAACAAAGAATCTGGCGGTTCATACGGTGCCCGTAATGGCCAATACATTGGTAAATACCAACTAAGTGCTTCTTACTTAAATGGTGACTACTCAGCTGCTAACCAAGAACGCGTTGCTAATAGCTACGTTAGTTCACGATACGGCTCATGGTCGCAAGCTAAGTCACATTGGCTCTCAACTGGTTGGTACTAA
- a CDS encoding glycine cleavage system protein H translates to MPEHLPVWKTVYLWYKTDYQERHELMAYGDLWLQLKSRQRLVLGLTAAGQAELGTITAVTYAAVGQHLAAGDDLVTIIGTKATKTLTLPVSGHLKSLNQAVLTHPDLLNGKAEKKRWLIKLKAD, encoded by the coding sequence ATGCCAGAACATTTACCCGTTTGGAAGACCGTCTACTTATGGTACAAAACTGATTACCAAGAACGCCACGAACTGATGGCTTATGGCGACCTGTGGTTACAGTTAAAATCACGGCAACGGCTAGTCCTTGGCTTAACTGCAGCTGGTCAAGCTGAATTGGGGACCATTACCGCTGTCACCTATGCCGCTGTTGGTCAACACTTGGCAGCTGGTGATGACTTAGTAACCATTATTGGCACTAAAGCAACCAAAACATTAACCCTTCCCGTCAGTGGTCACTTAAAATCACTCAATCAAGCCGTTTTAACTCATCCCGACTTATTAAATGGTAAAGCTGAAAAAAAACGTTGGTTAATCAAGCTGAAAGCTGATTAA
- a CDS encoding sce7725 family protein — protein MTTYYPYLRGRMYDLLALKALCENQQLGPHIIPIIEPVRDSKELQQTVQVLLAAKQPFSVIANPQVSVYGLNHTRLYPLPDLTSAPFYHPSAILAADFSADFLTTTPGQTSLSIAPNYPLLKTYQRTAVLKQVAGILIPNEARLHQIAGSRSILLTDSLTFWPHVADYAQLTDDYFAPANWHQLPLGYQAFGDYSIVGSVYFDKGFPARAIAIHVIYVTPTGCLRIHHFVSDSNEQRGGQKQKFFEALTKLITWAPTHLTGLNATPALAELVAYAHQPKFPGLGPIKKLMLMHHLQLMNRLLAD, from the coding sequence ATGACAACTTATTATCCTTATCTGCGCGGTCGGATGTATGACTTGCTAGCTTTAAAAGCGCTATGTGAAAACCAGCAGCTGGGCCCGCATATCATTCCTATAATTGAACCCGTTCGCGATTCCAAGGAACTCCAACAAACGGTCCAGGTCTTGTTAGCAGCGAAACAACCCTTTAGTGTCATTGCCAACCCCCAAGTGAGTGTTTACGGCTTGAATCACACTAGGTTGTATCCCTTACCAGACCTCACCAGTGCCCCATTTTATCATCCAAGCGCCATTTTAGCGGCAGATTTTAGTGCGGATTTTTTAACCACTACGCCTGGTCAGACGAGCCTCTCGATTGCGCCCAACTATCCGTTGCTCAAGACTTACCAACGTACGGCAGTTTTAAAACAAGTCGCCGGTATCTTGATTCCAAATGAAGCCCGCCTCCATCAAATAGCTGGCTCACGGTCAATTTTGTTAACTGATTCGCTCACCTTTTGGCCCCATGTCGCCGACTATGCCCAGCTAACCGATGACTATTTCGCCCCTGCCAATTGGCATCAATTACCCTTGGGCTATCAAGCCTTTGGTGATTATTCGATAGTCGGCAGCGTTTACTTCGATAAAGGCTTTCCCGCTCGTGCGATTGCCATCCACGTGATTTATGTGACGCCGACTGGTTGCTTACGAATTCACCATTTTGTTTCTGATAGTAATGAGCAGCGTGGCGGTCAAAAGCAAAAGTTTTTTGAGGCCCTCACTAAGTTGATTACGTGGGCGCCAACACATTTAACTGGCCTTAATGCAACTCCGGCCTTAGCTGAATTAGTGGCCTATGCGCACCAACCTAAGTTTCCCGGTCTGGGACCAATCAAAAAATTAATGTTAATGCATCATCTGCAACTGATGAACCGCTTATTGGCTGACTAG
- a CDS encoding ATP-dependent DNA helicase has protein sequence MATKIGIRQLVEFVLRKGDLNEIKNSQNTALAGAKIHRQLQSSRSVDYQSEVYLKKTVTMAGTDYLISGRADGIQTTDAGTLIEEIKTSDQAYDDLTDNTRDLYWGQVQVYGYLFLQDHPAIDQVTLQLTYFQVINEKITKTQRILTRAELATFFKTLITEYNYWLTLRADLRDQRNASIKSLPFPFPAYRTGQRELAVAVYKAIRLQKRLFVEAPTGTGKTISTLFPAIKALGEDTIERLFYLTAKQSTRHVAEDAVTLMSHDGLTLKSITLTAKDQIQFPEERDVPPEENPFMLGYYDRLKPALKDLLTHEDQLTRPVIETYARKHTLDPFEFSLDAALFCDVIICDYNYLFDPLVYLQRFFSESDENTFFLVDEVHNLVSRARDMYSATISDQPIAALLKLALPDKSQASDDLQQALKKVQRSFTRLNKVLLADDVTSQIAIEPPEKLLKTLRTFNEFVSDWLQQQSPSELLNAVRDYFFASLTFVKIGDLYDGSYQTRLVRDGHHITVKELCLDPSDFLDQSLSLGAGAVLFSATLSPMTYYQDVLGGQANSLAYQLPSPFPPKHQAILVTQYVQTTYHERAHSEAAIIASLHALVTAKTGNYLIFFPSYGYLSQLKAAFELAYPDIQTTAQTTGMDATARTTFLAQFKAEATETLVGFCVLGGIFSEGIDLRGDRLIGVAIVSVGLPGLSAETNLIRDYYDHNNGNGFAYAYQLPGMNNVLQAAGRLIRSSHDTGIILLLDQRFASRRYTELFPPHWQYFQRIQSVPQLTATIANFWQTTQGDHTHEN, from the coding sequence ATGGCGACTAAAATTGGGATTCGTCAACTCGTTGAGTTCGTCCTGCGTAAAGGCGACTTGAACGAAATTAAAAATAGTCAAAACACCGCCCTCGCTGGTGCAAAGATTCATCGGCAACTGCAAAGTAGTCGATCGGTGGATTATCAAAGCGAGGTTTATCTTAAAAAAACTGTGACAATGGCGGGCACCGACTACTTAATTTCAGGTCGCGCCGATGGCATTCAGACCACGGATGCTGGTACTCTAATTGAAGAAATCAAAACTTCCGATCAAGCCTACGACGACTTAACTGATAACACTCGGGATTTATATTGGGGCCAAGTTCAAGTTTATGGCTACCTCTTCTTACAAGACCATCCAGCAATCGACCAGGTCACATTACAACTCACTTACTTTCAAGTTATTAATGAAAAAATCACTAAAACTCAACGTATCTTGACCCGCGCTGAACTGGCGACCTTCTTTAAAACGTTGATTACTGAATACAACTATTGGCTAACCTTGCGGGCTGATTTACGCGACCAGCGCAATGCTTCAATCAAGTCACTGCCCTTTCCATTTCCTGCCTATCGGACGGGTCAACGGGAATTAGCTGTCGCTGTTTACAAAGCCATTCGCTTACAAAAGCGCCTTTTCGTCGAGGCACCCACGGGAACCGGTAAAACTATTTCTACCCTATTTCCAGCAATTAAGGCTTTAGGTGAAGATACCATCGAACGCTTATTTTATCTAACAGCCAAGCAAAGCACGCGCCACGTCGCTGAAGATGCAGTGACTTTAATGAGCCACGATGGGTTAACCTTAAAAAGCATCACCTTAACGGCTAAAGATCAGATTCAGTTTCCAGAAGAACGCGACGTGCCACCAGAAGAGAATCCCTTCATGCTGGGCTACTACGATCGACTAAAGCCGGCCTTAAAGGATTTATTAACGCACGAAGATCAATTGACTCGTCCCGTTATTGAAACTTATGCCAGGAAACACACGTTGGACCCGTTTGAATTTTCACTGGACGCGGCCCTATTTTGTGATGTCATTATTTGTGACTACAACTATCTATTCGATCCCTTAGTTTATTTACAACGCTTCTTCAGTGAGTCCGATGAAAACACCTTTTTCTTAGTCGACGAAGTCCATAATCTAGTTAGTCGCGCCCGTGATATGTATTCAGCGACCATCAGTGACCAACCCATCGCGGCTTTATTAAAGTTAGCCTTACCGGACAAATCCCAAGCTAGCGACGACTTACAACAGGCATTAAAAAAAGTGCAACGGTCCTTTACTCGCCTCAACAAAGTGCTCTTAGCTGATGACGTCACCTCACAAATTGCGATAGAACCACCTGAAAAATTATTAAAGACGTTGCGCACTTTCAATGAATTCGTCAGTGATTGGCTTCAACAGCAATCACCATCCGAGCTCTTAAATGCCGTTCGTGATTATTTTTTTGCAAGTCTCACTTTTGTTAAAATCGGCGATTTATACGATGGTAGTTATCAGACACGGCTTGTCCGTGACGGGCATCATATCACGGTTAAGGAACTTTGCCTCGATCCGAGTGATTTTTTAGACCAATCGCTAAGCCTAGGTGCTGGTGCCGTCTTATTTTCAGCGACTTTATCACCTATGACCTACTATCAAGACGTGTTGGGCGGGCAAGCTAACAGCCTCGCCTATCAATTACCTTCACCATTTCCGCCTAAACATCAAGCAATTCTGGTCACACAGTACGTCCAAACCACTTACCATGAACGTGCGCATAGCGAGGCCGCCATTATCGCAAGTCTGCATGCCTTAGTGACCGCTAAAACAGGCAACTATCTGATTTTCTTCCCATCATATGGTTATCTCAGTCAGCTGAAAGCCGCTTTTGAATTAGCTTACCCGGACATCCAAACGACCGCCCAAACGACGGGCATGGACGCGACCGCTCGGACCACTTTTTTAGCCCAATTTAAAGCCGAAGCGACTGAAACGTTAGTTGGCTTTTGCGTTTTGGGTGGCATCTTCTCTGAAGGCATTGACTTACGCGGTGACCGCTTAATTGGGGTCGCTATCGTTAGTGTCGGCCTGCCCGGACTAAGTGCCGAAACGAATCTGATTCGCGACTACTATGACCATAACAACGGTAACGGCTTTGCCTACGCTTATCAGCTACCCGGCATGAATAATGTGTTGCAAGCAGCGGGACGACTGATTCGCAGTAGCCATGATACCGGCATTATTTTGTTACTGGATCAACGCTTTGCCAGCCGGCGCTATACTGAGCTATTTCCACCGCACTGGCAATATTTCCAACGGATCCAATCTGTCCCACAACTCACCGCCACGATTGCTAATTTTTGGCAAACCACTCAGGGAGACCACACACATGAAAACTAA